The Rhizobium rhododendri nucleotide sequence CTTGCTGAAGACGTGCAGCCTCGCACCATGAACGGATACGTCCTCGATAGAAGCCGGATACCAGCGTCCGTCGACGCCGAATTCGCACCGTCGGTTAACACGCACCCGCCGCGACGAAGACCGCTCGCCGCGCTCGGAGACAACGCCGAGAGCGCAGCCGGCCATGATTAGGTTGAGCAAGGTCCAGCCGGCAACGACCAGCGTCACGTCTGCCTTGTAGGGCTCGGCGTAAAGGCGGTAGATCGCCATTCCGAAAGCTACCAGCAGAACCCCAAAGATGACGAAGAACGGTCGGCTGATTTCGGAAAGGCGCGCGACGGCAATGGATTCGTCCTTGGCCGTCACCTTGAATGTCGGCTTGCGCGGATTGAGGATGACCGAGATCACCGCCGGCAGCAGGTGCACCGTCTGCACATATTCATAAAGCTCTGAGATCCAAGGCCAGCGGAACGAGCCGTAGAGATAGTTCTGCATCATCATGTTCACGACCATGTAGGCGAGCGAATAGGCCAGGAACTCGCCGCCCGACGAGGTGAAGATCTCGAGATTGAAGAAAAGATAGAACAGCGGCGCGAACAGGAACATCGTCCGTGGGAACGGGAAGAGCCAGAACAGCGTCGACGACATGTAGCAAAGCCGCTGCGGCAGGGAGAGCCCGCGCTTGAAGAGCGGGAAGCGGAAACGCAGGATCTGCATCATGCCCTGCGCCCAGCGGCTGCGCTGGCCGATGAAGCTGGCAAAGGTCGCCGGCTGGAGGCCCGCGATCAGCGGCTTGTCGACATAGATGCTGTTCCAGCCTCGCGAGTGCAGCTCGATCGCCGTTTCGCAGTCCTCGGTGATGCTGACGCCACTGAATCCGTTGGTTTCAGCCAGCGCCTTGCGCCTGAGGACGGCAGCAGAGCCGCAGAAAAACGAGGCGTTCCACTTGTCGAGACCGCGCTGGATAATGCCGTAGAACATCTCGTTCTCGCTCGGCATGTGGTCGAACGTCTGCAGATTGCGCTCGATCGGGTCTGGATTGAGAAAGAAATGCGGTGTCTGGCACAGGAAGAGCTTCGGATCGTCGTCGAAGTAGCCAACGGTTTCGAGCAGGAAATCACGTGCCGGCGCGTGGTCGGCATCGAAGACGGCGATGAGCTCGCCCGTCGAGTGCTGCATGCCGTTGTTGAGATTGCCGGCCTTGGCATGCTCGTTGCGATCGCGGGTCATGTAGCGAACGCTGAGTTGCTCGCACAGTTCCTGCAACTGGATGTGGCGGAGGGAAGCGGCTTGCGCATCGAGGATGTTGTTGGCATTGCGCTTTTGCAGTGTACTGCCGTCGTCGAGCAGCCAGACGGTGACCTTCTCGGGTGGATAGTCCATGGCCTTGGCCGCCGCCAGCGTATTGCCGAGAAGCGCCGCATCTTCGTTGTAGGTCGGCACGAACACATCGACATGCGGAAACTTGCCCTCGGTGGCGGCACGAGAGGGTCGTGGCGGCAGCGGCATGGCAACGACAAACAGGCTGAGCGCGCCCATCATCACGCTGTACATTTCGGCGAGATAGACGAGGAAGCCCGGAATAAAGTTTTCAGGCTGATTGATTGGCGGCAAGGTGCTGGTCGTCCGCCAGAACACGTAGCGCAGAATGATCGAGCTTCCGAAGGCGAGCGCTACGAGGCGCCATTTTCCCTCGCCCTGGAACAGCTTGATCAGCGCCATGATGATGACCACCGTGACACTGACGATCAATTGCGTCTGGAGGCTGATCGGCAGGGTGATGAGGGTAATTACGCATACCGCGACGATCATCCAGATCAGGATACTGGCGGCTTTGCGCATGGTTATTCCTTTACCTCAAGTCAACACTCAAGCACGACGCGATCATGGCGACGACACCAAGCACCGTGACACCGGATGGTTGACAAACCGTTCATGCTACTCGTCTCTTGATCGATATAATCGCAAGACCTTAGTTAGGAGCAGGCACAATGACCGCCGGAGCTGCTGTCGTGCTGCTTTTGTCGTCGCCGATCGGCGACGGAACGACCGGCCCTCTGGGCGCCGGCGCGGGTGGCTGCTGTTGCGCGACCGGACGCGGTGCTGCGCGCGGTTCTACGCTGCGCGGGCTTTGCGGTGCGATGCCAGGTGACGTCGCCGGCAATTGGAAAGCGGCTGGCAACTGGCCGGCGCTCGTAGGCGATACCACCGGGTAGATCGGATTACCGGTGCGGCCAAGCGTCGGATCGACCGGTGGAGCGCTGTCATACGGGTTCCAGCCGGGAGCCGGGAAAGTGCCTGTGATGGTGTAGCCATACATGACACGAAGCAATTGCTCGGCGGTTGCATGTGTGTCGCAAAGTCGCAGCCGGACCTGCACGGTACCGCGATTCTGAAAAGCACCACGAGCATTGTCGCTGGAGCGCACCTGCTGCCACGCATAGAGGCAGGTGTCGCCCTGTGCACTTTTGCCCGTGGCATAGCCGAACGGTCCGTAGTTGTTCTGGACGTAGATGCCGGACCGAACCATCGCCACGCCAGGCAACGCACGACGCATATCCCTGTCGACCGTGCTGTCGCGGATCGAGGCATAGCCGAGGCCCTTGCGGTTGTCGTAGTCGAGACCGACCGGCCCGAAGAACGTCACCTGCAGATCGTTCTGCCCCGAGGTTGCGGCTGAGGTAAAGAGGTAGATGTCCTGCTGGACGGCGTTGTTGTAGGAGTGCTGCACGACATTGACGATCGACGGACCGCCCGGAGGTGGCAGCGCGAAAGCCTTGTCGCTCGTCACCGTCTCCGCGGGACCGGGAACCCGGATCCCATCCTTCGACGCGCAGCCGGATATCGCCAGCGCCGCCGTGAGCCACAGCGCGCCATAGACACCTTTTGTCATGCGTGACGGCGCGACATGCCGAATCAGAGAACGAGGGACCATGCGCATGAAATAGCCAAATGCGCTACATAAGCAACATGAACATCGTTTTGCGGGTATTGGTGGGTGCGCTGAGGGCCCCGGTCGCGAATGAAATCTTCTGCCACGCGTGCCTTTCCGGCGACAATTGACAAGCCAGCGTGGATGAAGAACATGCCCTCGAGATTGCGTGATGCCCGGGAGTGCAGCGCGCCATTCAGAAAAATCAGGGCAGGAGACGGCAAAATGGCAGGCGATATCGGCATGTTCGAAGCGGGAAGCTTCATCGGGCGCACCTGGGATGCGGCCAAGGATGGTCCATCCGTTGTCGTTATCCGCGACGGCACTGTCTATGACGTCACGTCACGAGATATTCCGACCGTCTCCGCCCTTCTTGAGATGGACGATCCCGTCGCTTTTCTAAGCACGCAGGCGGGCGAAGCTGTCGGCAGCCTCGAGGCGCTGTTTTCGGCGGACGCCAATTCGCCCCACACCTTGCTGGCGCCGATCGACCTGCAGGCTGTCAAAGCTTGCGGCGTCACGTTCGCGCGCTCGATGCTGGAGAGGGTGATCGAGGAGCGCGCTGCCGGTAATCCGGATCTGGCGAACAGCATTCGCGGCCGCATCACATCCATCATCGGCGACAGCCTTCGCAATCTGAAGGCGGGATCGCCGGAGGCCGCCAAGGTCAAGGCGGCTCTGATCGAGGACGGTGTCTGGTCGCAATATCTGGAAGTCGGCATCGGCCCGGATGCCGAGGTCTTCTCCAAGGCGCAGGTACTCTCCTCCGTGGGTCACGGTGCCGATGTCGGCTTGCACCCCATTTCCAAATGGAACAACCCAGAGCCGGAAATCGTGCTGGTCGTCGATAGCCGGGGGCGCGTCAAGGGCGCAACGCTCGGCAACGACGTCAACCTGCGTGACGTCGAGGGCCGCTCTGCCCTGTTGCTCGGCAAGGCCAAGGACAACAATGCTTCCTGCTCGATCGGGCCGTTCATCCGGCTGTTCGACGATACTTATTCCATCGACGACGTCCGCAATGCCGACCTCGATCTCACAATAGAGGGAGAGGACGGCTACGTGCTGCACGGCAAGAGTTCGATGAAGGAGATCAGCCGTGATCCGCTCGATCTTGTCTCCCAAACAATGGGGCGGCATCACCAGTATCCCGACGGAATGGTGCTGTTCATGGGGACGCTTTTCGCGCCGGTCGAGGACCGCGACGTGCCGGGGCAGGGCTTTACCCACAAGATCGGCGATGTCGTGACGATTTCGAACGACAAGCTGGGCGCACTGCGCAACCGCGTCATGCTGTCGACAGATTGCCCGCCCTGGACTTCAGGCATTGCAAAGCTCATGCGCAATCTGGCGTCGAGGGGCCTGCTCTAGGAAGCCCCTCGCTCGCTGCGGCTACTCGGAGACGAGCAGCGCCACTGGTGAAGTGGCCAGCAGGGCTGCCAGTTTCAGGGGCTGGCTTGTCTCGTGGACCGTACCGTCGATGACATTTCGCACTCTGCCGGCAGCGCGCTCGGGCAAGGCGATCGCACTGTCTCCCCAGTAATCGCCGCACGGCCATTCGCCTTCGCCGAGTCCGTAAACCAGCCGAGGAGCAATGGCGACGACCATTTTGTTCTCGTGGCTGCGCAGGAATGCAATGGCGTTGTCGGCGCGTTCACCGGTGACGGCCAATGGCTGATAATCGCCTTTAGCAAACAGCGTTGGCTCAGCCTTGCGCAGCGCAAGGCCCTTTTGGACGAGGCGCTGCTTGAAGAGTCCCCGGGCAAGCGCGCCCTCATCGCGTGTCTGGAGGGGCACGGCCAGGTCCTCACCCAGGCGTGCAAAGTCTGGCAGGCGGCGATTGTCGGGATCGACGAGGCTGAGATCCAGTTGCTCGGCGCCCTGGTAAATGTCGGGTATCCCTGGAGCTGCCAGCTTGATGAGCGTCTGTGTCAGGCCGTTAAACAGGCCCGCCCGCACGAACGGCTGCAGCGTCTTGCGGAAGTCCTGCAGAAAAGCCGCATTGTCGCTCGCAAGCAGGTTGGCCGCGAAAGCCTTTACGGCGTCCTCGTACGCACCATCCTCCTCGCCCCAGTTGGTGCGCTGCTTGGCCTCGCGCAGCGCTTTCTCGACATAGGCAAGGAAACGGTCGAGCAAGTCGGCCGGAGCAGGCGCGTCGAGCGCGAGGTCTGCTGGCCAGGCACCGGCGAGTGCCTGATACAGCATCCATTCGAGCCGTGGTTCCGGCGCGGCGCCACCCGGCAGGGAAGCGACGGTGGCGGCATTGAGCTTGCGCCAGCGCTCCACGCCATCCAGCCATGCCTCCGGAGCTTCGGTAAGCGCATAAAGCCTCGCCCGCCCGTCCTCGCCGCGTTTCGTGTCATGTGTCGAGGTTGCGGACAGGCCGGCGGGCTGTGTCTCCATCCGCTTAGCCATCTCGTGGTGGAAGCGTTCGAGGCCGAATTCAGTGGCAGCAGGTTCGCCGCCGACCTCGTTCAGGCCGATCAGGCGGTTATATCGATAGAACATCGTGTCTTCGATAGACTTCGCCGTCAAAGGCCCCGTCAATTGCTGGAAGCGGCGTCGGAATTCGAGCGCATCCGCCTTGGCCTCCGGTGCCACATTGCCTTGAAATACCTTGTCGACAAAGGACAACGCGGCGTGGTCCGCCTTTTCGGACGAGCCACCCGCAGTTTCCACGATAGTGCTCCACATCGCGCCATCGGCCGCGTCGAGGGCGCCATCCGTCCCGTAGGTCCGATACACCGGGCAGGCGACAAGCAGAGACACCAGCGCCTGTTCCAGTGCCGCTTGCTCGGGCACGTCGCCATTGATCGCTCCGACACTCAGAAGCAGCTGCAGCAAATTGTTGGTTTCAACAGCGAAGTTTTTCCGGGCAAGCATCGCCTTGACCGCCAGCGCGCCCTCGGCAAATTCCGGCTCACCATCGGCAATTTCCCGATAGGTATCGGTGATTGCGTTCATTCCGGACGTGTTCACCAGAACGTCGGGCAGGGTAGTGATAAATTCATAGCCGGTGGTTCCGGAGATCGGCCATGCCTCTGGCAGCGTCTCTCCTTCGGCGAGGATTTTCTCGACGACGATATAGGTATCCTCACCCACGGCACTGCGCAGACGCTCGAGATAGGCGGCGGGATCTGCCAGCCCGTCGATATGATCGAGCCGCAATCCATCAACGGCACCATTGCGCACCAGTTCGAGTGTCAGCCGATGTGCATCGTCGAAAACAGCCGGGTCTTCGACGCGCAAGCCTACAAGACCGGTCACCTCGAAAAAGCGACGATAGCTGAGCTCGCGCGGCGCGTCCTTCCAATAGATCAGCCGCCAGGGCTGTTCATCCACCACGGTCTGGAGCGAAGCGGGGTCACTGAACTTCTGCGCTAGCGCCTTGTTTATCTCTGCCGCCTCGCCAGAGAGCATGTCGCGCATGCTCTGGTGAAATTCCGTCTCCCGCCGTGGATCTGCATCAGACGCCAGAGTGCACATTGCAGCGACGACCGGGAGATCAAGTCGCGACAGCACGGCGGCATAGGTACTCGGCGCCAGCGGCAGCCGCTGCTCGTAGTAGGCAACAGTGAGCGTGCCCGCATCCGCGTCCACAGTCAGCGTCAGTTCGCCTGCCTCCAACGCATCCTGCAGCGGCTTTCCGAGGATAGGCAACGTCAGCTTTCGGCTCCAGTCGATGTCGAAATGCTGGCTGAAAGGGCTTTCCTCACCCCACTCGACGACGCTGCGCCACCACGAATTTTCCAGCGAGGCGGCCATATGGTTTGGAACGATGTCGACCAGCAGGCCTATTTCGGCCTCCCGCAGCGCCTCAGACAACTTGTCGAACCCCTCGCGGCCGCCAATCGCGGGATCGATCTCGTTGGTGTCGGTGACGTCGTAGCCATGGGTTGAACCCTTGGTGGCGGTGAAGATCGGTGACGCGTAGAGATGGCTGATGCCCAATTGGCGGAGGTAAGGAACCATTTTCCGGGCATGGTCGAAAGTCATGCCGTCGCGAAACTGGATGCGATAGGTAGAATTGGGCAAAGTCATTGGATACCTGGCAGAGTGGGAAGGCCGTCGGGCGGCGCAGTCAGCAAATTGGCTTCCCGGGAGCCGATTTAAGGCCGCAAGGAAACGAATTAACCGGCCACACAACGCCG carries:
- a CDS encoding fumarylacetoacetate hydrolase family protein translates to MAGDIGMFEAGSFIGRTWDAAKDGPSVVVIRDGTVYDVTSRDIPTVSALLEMDDPVAFLSTQAGEAVGSLEALFSADANSPHTLLAPIDLQAVKACGVTFARSMLERVIEERAAGNPDLANSIRGRITSIIGDSLRNLKAGSPEAAKVKAALIEDGVWSQYLEVGIGPDAEVFSKAQVLSSVGHGADVGLHPISKWNNPEPEIVLVVDSRGRVKGATLGNDVNLRDVEGRSALLLGKAKDNNASCSIGPFIRLFDDTYSIDDVRNADLDLTIEGEDGYVLHGKSSMKEISRDPLDLVSQTMGRHHQYPDGMVLFMGTLFAPVEDRDVPGQGFTHKIGDVVTISNDKLGALRNRVMLSTDCPPWTSGIAKLMRNLASRGLL
- the treY gene encoding malto-oligosyltrehalose synthase — protein: MTLPNSTYRIQFRDGMTFDHARKMVPYLRQLGISHLYASPIFTATKGSTHGYDVTDTNEIDPAIGGREGFDKLSEALREAEIGLLVDIVPNHMAASLENSWWRSVVEWGEESPFSQHFDIDWSRKLTLPILGKPLQDALEAGELTLTVDADAGTLTVAYYEQRLPLAPSTYAAVLSRLDLPVVAAMCTLASDADPRRETEFHQSMRDMLSGEAAEINKALAQKFSDPASLQTVVDEQPWRLIYWKDAPRELSYRRFFEVTGLVGLRVEDPAVFDDAHRLTLELVRNGAVDGLRLDHIDGLADPAAYLERLRSAVGEDTYIVVEKILAEGETLPEAWPISGTTGYEFITTLPDVLVNTSGMNAITDTYREIADGEPEFAEGALAVKAMLARKNFAVETNNLLQLLLSVGAINGDVPEQAALEQALVSLLVACPVYRTYGTDGALDAADGAMWSTIVETAGGSSEKADHAALSFVDKVFQGNVAPEAKADALEFRRRFQQLTGPLTAKSIEDTMFYRYNRLIGLNEVGGEPAATEFGLERFHHEMAKRMETQPAGLSATSTHDTKRGEDGRARLYALTEAPEAWLDGVERWRKLNAATVASLPGGAAPEPRLEWMLYQALAGAWPADLALDAPAPADLLDRFLAYVEKALREAKQRTNWGEEDGAYEDAVKAFAANLLASDNAAFLQDFRKTLQPFVRAGLFNGLTQTLIKLAAPGIPDIYQGAEQLDLSLVDPDNRRLPDFARLGEDLAVPLQTRDEGALARGLFKQRLVQKGLALRKAEPTLFAKGDYQPLAVTGERADNAIAFLRSHENKMVVAIAPRLVYGLGEGEWPCGDYWGDSAIALPERAAGRVRNVIDGTVHETSQPLKLAALLATSPVALLVSE
- the bcsN gene encoding cellulose biosynthesis protein BcsN, which encodes MTKGVYGALWLTAALAISGCASKDGIRVPGPAETVTSDKAFALPPPGGPSIVNVVQHSYNNAVQQDIYLFTSAATSGQNDLQVTFFGPVGLDYDNRKGLGYASIRDSTVDRDMRRALPGVAMVRSGIYVQNNYGPFGYATGKSAQGDTCLYAWQQVRSSDNARGAFQNRGTVQVRLRLCDTHATAEQLLRVMYGYTITGTFPAPGWNPYDSAPPVDPTLGRTGNPIYPVVSPTSAGQLPAAFQLPATSPGIAPQSPRSVEPRAAPRPVAQQQPPAPAPRGPVVPSPIGDDKSSTTAAPAVIVPAPN
- the bcsA gene encoding UDP-forming cellulose synthase catalytic subunit; the protein is MRKAASILIWMIVAVCVITLITLPISLQTQLIVSVTVVIIMALIKLFQGEGKWRLVALAFGSSIILRYVFWRTTSTLPPINQPENFIPGFLVYLAEMYSVMMGALSLFVVAMPLPPRPSRAATEGKFPHVDVFVPTYNEDAALLGNTLAAAKAMDYPPEKVTVWLLDDGSTLQKRNANNILDAQAASLRHIQLQELCEQLSVRYMTRDRNEHAKAGNLNNGMQHSTGELIAVFDADHAPARDFLLETVGYFDDDPKLFLCQTPHFFLNPDPIERNLQTFDHMPSENEMFYGIIQRGLDKWNASFFCGSAAVLRRKALAETNGFSGVSITEDCETAIELHSRGWNSIYVDKPLIAGLQPATFASFIGQRSRWAQGMMQILRFRFPLFKRGLSLPQRLCYMSSTLFWLFPFPRTMFLFAPLFYLFFNLEIFTSSGGEFLAYSLAYMVVNMMMQNYLYGSFRWPWISELYEYVQTVHLLPAVISVILNPRKPTFKVTAKDESIAVARLSEISRPFFVIFGVLLVAFGMAIYRLYAEPYKADVTLVVAGWTLLNLIMAGCALGVVSERGERSSSRRVRVNRRCEFGVDGRWYPASIEDVSVHGARLHVFSKTFDPLGVDTRATIKFRPYSGAQEETLIVTVRNTQPSGEITAIGCLYNPQSALDHRLIADLIFANSDQWTQFQLSRRRNPGLIRGTIWFLGVSAYQTSRGLVYFFRSFKGKPEEQIQPVKAGAQ